CCTGGCGCCGCTGCTCGCCTTCTGGTCGTCCGAGTTCGGCAACGTGCTCTCGCCCAAGGGGCGGTTCGGCGGGATCGTCCGCGAGGAGGCCGAGAAGGCGCCGGAGCTGTTCAGCCCGATCACGGATCTCTCCGTCATCGCCCGGTATCGCGAGCTCGTCGACGTGCTGATGGCGGCCGTCTTCCCGCCGGCCTCCTTCGAGCAGGAGTTCGGTGCGGCGCTGATCCCGTTCCAGCTCCGGAGCTTCTACGCCACGCCGGCCTTCGAACGCCTGTTCGTGGGCGAAGGTGGCGCCGTCCGTCTCAAGGTGAATCTGGACCCAGCGACGCTGAACTCGATGCGCAGCCTGAAGGCCTACGCGCTCGTGCTCAGGCGCGTCCACGCCGTCGAGCTGGGCGTGAACTACCCGCTGACCCTGACGGTGACCGATCCGGACACCAGCCTCGAGCGCCACTTCAGGGTCGAGTTCGACCCGCGGTTCATCGAGGTGGAGACGGTGGGCCCGGTGCCGCCGCTGACCGACGACGTGCTGCGGCGCCTGCGCGGGGCTTTCCTGGACCCCGACTTCCTCCGCGCCGCCATCCCGCCCGAGAGCTTCGTGCTCCGCGGGTTCACGGTCTTCCGCGCCGTCGAGGTGACCGAGCGCGAGGTGCTCTCGTCGCTGAAGCGGGACCTGATCGAGAAGGAGTCGGTCGTCTCGCACGCGCGCTTCCAGGCGCTCCAGCAGAAGCTCCGCACCCTGTTCCGGCGCCCCGAGCTGCGCTTCGGCCTGGCCGCGCTCGAGGGCGACCAGGTGCTGATCCTCAACTACGGCGGCGAGTCCGAGCACTCGTGCATCTTCGCCGACTCCAGGCACCTCTCGACCGCGGACTTCAAGGGGTCCATCTACGAGCGCGCGGTGGCCCAGGGCAAGCCCCTGATCATCGAGGACCTCACCGCGTGGCCCGGCCGGACCCCGGTCGAGGACGACATCATCGCGGGCGGCGTGCGCAACATCGTCGTGGCGCCCCTCCACTATCAGGACAAGGTCATCGGCACGCTCGAGCTCGGCTCGCCGCGCCCGGGTGACCTCGACGCTACGCATCTCCCGATACTCGACGAGGTGCTGCCGCTCTTCTCGATGGCGGTGCAGCGGAGCATGGAGGAGCTCAACAACCGCATCCAGGCGGTCATCAAGGAGAAGTGCACGGCGATCCATCCCGTCGTGGAGTGGCGCTTCCGCAAGGCCGTGCTCAAGGCCATCGAGCAGCAGGCGGAGGGCGGCGCGGACGGCGGCGTCGAGCTCGAGCCGATCGTCTTCGAGCGTGTCTATCCGCTCTACGCGCTCTCGGACATCCGCGGCTCCTCCACCCAGCGGAGCCTCGCGATCCAGGCCGATCTCCTGACACAGCTCCGGCTCGCCAAGGACGTGGTCCAGGCGGCCTACCAGGCCCGGCGCCTGCCGGCGCTCGATGAGCTCACCTACCGCCTGGACAAGCACATGACGCGGATCGAGAAGAACCTCCGATCCGGCGACGAGGTCGGCATCATCGGCTTCCTCCGCGCCGACGTCGAGCGCCAATTCGACACCCTCCAGGAGTTCGGCGTCGCCGTGCGCGAGCGGGTGGCGGCCTACCGCGCCGCGCTCGACCCGCGGCTCGGCACCGTGTACGCGCGCCGGCGGCTCTTCGAGGAGAGCGTGACGCGTATCGCCGAGGGGATCTCGGCCTACCTCGACCTGGAGGAGCAGGCCGCCCAGGCGATGTTCCCGCACTACTTCGAGAAGCAGAAGACGGACGGCGTGGACTATCAGAT
This genomic window from Candidatus Methylomirabilota bacterium contains:
- a CDS encoding GAF domain-containing protein, encoding MASLPQSPQSRSDDIEGALGSDPVGFPFRTELSLAPLLAFWSSEFGNVLSPKGRFGGIVREEAEKAPELFSPITDLSVIARYRELVDVLMAAVFPPASFEQEFGAALIPFQLRSFYATPAFERLFVGEGGAVRLKVNLDPATLNSMRSLKAYALVLRRVHAVELGVNYPLTLTVTDPDTSLERHFRVEFDPRFIEVETVGPVPPLTDDVLRRLRGAFLDPDFLRAAIPPESFVLRGFTVFRAVEVTEREVLSSLKRDLIEKESVVSHARFQALQQKLRTLFRRPELRFGLAALEGDQVLILNYGGESEHSCIFADSRHLSTADFKGSIYERAVAQGKPLIIEDLTAWPGRTPVEDDIIAGGVRNIVVAPLHYQDKVIGTLELGSPRPGDLDATHLPILDEVLPLFSMAVQRSMEELNNRIQAVIKEKCTAIHPVVEWRFRKAVLKAIEQQAEGGADGGVELEPIVFERVYPLYALSDIRGSSTQRSLAIQADLLTQLRLAKDVVQAAYQARRLPALDELTYRLDKHMTRIEKNLRSGDEVGIIGFLRADVERQFDTLQEFGVAVRERVAAYRAALDPRLGTVYARRRLFEESVTRIAEGISAYLDLEEQAAQAMFPHYFEKQKTDGVDYQIYVGASLVEDGRFDPLYLKSLRLWQLMVTCGAALRSQQLRDRLAVPLEATHLVLVQHAPLSIRFRFDEKRFDVDGAYDIRYEIVKKRIDKAVIKGASERVTQPGKIAIVYAQPSEAQEYRGYIEYLQHLGYLTREVEDLELEELQGVHGLRALRVTVDLKNARIERTVPLRDVQAAAGASPN